A window of the Gossypium hirsutum isolate 1008001.06 chromosome A03, Gossypium_hirsutum_v2.1, whole genome shotgun sequence genome harbors these coding sequences:
- the LOC107887996 gene encoding uncharacterized protein isoform X1 has protein sequence MLPLSIAFTSIPRRTLLYPFGKLITAAEQSILIMSFVDSPDNVRYEMKDQNSFYLRRHCRNHIVTKNNLIRYVTGTVPGYLCENVVNVGIDPVRTWRYLDDVAVLNVRCNDCHRHIGERFYTTAERRYLLHPDELLSWDGSRLHPGPTQNGTA, from the exons ATGCTTCCCCTCTCAATTGCATTCACTTCCATCCCAAGAAGAACCTTATTATATCCATTTGGGAAGTTAATTACTGCTG CAGAACAATCCATTCTCATTATGTCGTTTGTGGATTCTCCAGATAACGTTAGATATGAAATGAAGGATCAAAATAGTTTCTACTTACGCCGCCATTGCAGAAACCACATCGTCACCAAGAACAACTTGATTCGTTAT GTAACTGGGACGGTGCCTGGATATCTCTGCGAAAATGT TGTCAATGTGGGGATAGATCCTGTACGGACTTGGCGGTATCTCGATGATGTAGCAGTGCTGAATGTCCGTTGCAATGATTGCCACAGACACATTGGCGAGAGATTT TATACTACAGCGGAGCGACGTTATTTACTTCATCC GGACGAGTTGCTGTCTTGGGATGGGAGTCGGTTGCATCCTGGGCCCACCCAAAATGGCACTGCTTGA
- the LOC107887996 gene encoding uncharacterized protein isoform X2 — translation MLPLSIAFTSIPRRTLLYPFGKLITAEQSILIMSFVDSPDNVRYEMKDQNSFYLRRHCRNHIVTKNNLIRYVTGTVPGYLCENVVNVGIDPVRTWRYLDDVAVLNVRCNDCHRHIGERFYTTAERRYLLHPDELLSWDGSRLHPGPTQNGTA, via the exons ATGCTTCCCCTCTCAATTGCATTCACTTCCATCCCAAGAAGAACCTTATTATATCCATTTGGGAAGTTAATTACTGCTG AACAATCCATTCTCATTATGTCGTTTGTGGATTCTCCAGATAACGTTAGATATGAAATGAAGGATCAAAATAGTTTCTACTTACGCCGCCATTGCAGAAACCACATCGTCACCAAGAACAACTTGATTCGTTAT GTAACTGGGACGGTGCCTGGATATCTCTGCGAAAATGT TGTCAATGTGGGGATAGATCCTGTACGGACTTGGCGGTATCTCGATGATGTAGCAGTGCTGAATGTCCGTTGCAATGATTGCCACAGACACATTGGCGAGAGATTT TATACTACAGCGGAGCGACGTTATTTACTTCATCC GGACGAGTTGCTGTCTTGGGATGGGAGTCGGTTGCATCCTGGGCCCACCCAAAATGGCACTGCTTGA
- the LOC107887996 gene encoding uncharacterized protein isoform X3 has protein sequence MLPLSIAFTSIPRRTLLYPFGKLITADNVRYEMKDQNSFYLRRHCRNHIVTKNNLIRYVTGTVPGYLCENVVNVGIDPVRTWRYLDDVAVLNVRCNDCHRHIGERFYTTAERRYLLHPDELLSWDGSRLHPGPTQNGTA, from the exons ATGCTTCCCCTCTCAATTGCATTCACTTCCATCCCAAGAAGAACCTTATTATATCCATTTGGGAAGTTAATTACTGCTG ATAACGTTAGATATGAAATGAAGGATCAAAATAGTTTCTACTTACGCCGCCATTGCAGAAACCACATCGTCACCAAGAACAACTTGATTCGTTAT GTAACTGGGACGGTGCCTGGATATCTCTGCGAAAATGT TGTCAATGTGGGGATAGATCCTGTACGGACTTGGCGGTATCTCGATGATGTAGCAGTGCTGAATGTCCGTTGCAATGATTGCCACAGACACATTGGCGAGAGATTT TATACTACAGCGGAGCGACGTTATTTACTTCATCC GGACGAGTTGCTGTCTTGGGATGGGAGTCGGTTGCATCCTGGGCCCACCCAAAATGGCACTGCTTGA